The genomic DNA acaatgGAAAAATACCGAAATCATTTGACAAAATTTTACTAACCCGACGAggttattcttgtaaaatataaTATCGTAAACCTAGGAGTGTTTTCCTATCAGCTACAATGCTAGCGGCTGTTACGACCGGCTTTCCACCGTTTGATCCGCACCATCAATGACCATGGATGCCAAAGTTGTCCTTGAGTTTGCTACAGTCACGCGGGGCTTCTCTTTGCTTCTGCAGGTAATTTATAAAGCAGCTGTAATTGATTACACAGCTAATTAGTGCGCACAGGTTAGGATGTGTGTTCAGACGGAACGTCTGTttgatttttgtgatttatgACAGGGAAACTATAGTTtatctttttgtattttgcttaaaaacattttttgagtcatgtttcagtttcttttaaccctttttctGTCAGGCTGTCCTGAATGCTGCCATTCCCGACCACGACGCTGATGCGTTCAGGCCCCCTCGGACAGAAGAGCCTCTGTATCTGGACTCACTGGTGGATTGGTTGTTTGGCGGTCTCTCCCACTGGGATGCTGAGCATTTTCTCTTCATTGCAGAGAGGGGCTACCTCTACGAGCACAACTTTGCCTTCTTCCCGCTCTTCCCCGTGGTCATCCGGGGGCTGGCGGAGACTTTGCTGTGGCCCCTGAGCAGCTGGCTGAGTGTGCGGGGTCGGCTGCTGCTGGCTGTTGCTCTGGGAAACACGGCTCTGTTCTTACTCAGCGTGCTATCCCAGCATGCCCTCAGCAGACTCGTCCTGCAGGACCGGCGCCTTGCCCTGCTCTCCAGCTTGCTGTACTGCGTCACTCCTGCCAATGTTTTCATGACGGCCGGTTACTCCGAAAGCCTGTTTGCTGCTCTGACATTTGGAGGTCTGTTCCTGTTGGAGAAAGGGTTCACGTTCAGAGCCTGCCTTGCCCTCAGCATTGCTACAGCAGCTCGGTCTAATGGCCTTGTCAACATGGGCTTTTTACTCTATCTCCCATCCTTGTATGCCATTTCCCAAATCCGGGTATACCGCGCCACATCTAAAGGCCACAGTAAAGTCCTCCATTACATCTGGGTCATCACCCGTCTCATCCTCACCTCCCTCTTTGGGTGCACAATAATCGCCCTCCCCTTTTGTGCTTTCCAGTATTATGGGTACAGGACTTTTTGCACCCCTTCCACCTCCCCGGAGCAGGTCCACCCTGCCCTCTTGTCCCTGGCGGAGCGCAAAGGTTACCGCATTCCAGATGAAAATGGTCCACCGCCCCTCTGGTGCATGAGACCCCTCCCTCTGCTGTACTCTCACATCCAGGATGTGTACTGGGATGTGGGATTCCTCCGGTACTTTGAGCTGAAGCAGATACCAAACTTTATCCTGGCCCTGCCCATGGCCACGCTCGGCATAATGGCTGCTTATGCTTACTACCAGGCTAATCCAGAACTCTGCGTAAGACTTGGACTTTGGAGATCCAGTTCAAACGAAGGGCTTGACAAACCAATGCCAGGCTTTTTTAACCCCCGCGTGTTTGTGTATGTTGTCCATTCGACCGTTCTCCTGGTCTTTGGAACACTGTGCATGCACGTGCAGGTAAGCAAACCTCATCATTTCTGGACCGTCTGATCACGATTTGCAGGGTTTCTCATCttctttatcaacattttttctagGTTCTAACTCGGTTCATGGCCTCTTCCACCCCCGTGCCCTTCTGGATAAGCGCTCACCTGCTCCTCCTCAACGAGCCGCTTCTCCACCGAAGGAGAACGTCGAAACCCAACGTCCAGCTGCAGCCCCACTCCAGGAACGGCTGCAGTCACACGCCTCAAAACCCCATCATTGCACTGCTGACAAACTTCAGGAGCTGTTCTCCAACCACGCAAAGCATCCTGGGATACTTTGTCTCCTACTGGCTCGTGGGACTTGCTCTGCACTGCAACTTTTTGCCTTGGACTTGACTTTAGATTTTACTGGGATGTTTTTTCTATGTAGGACTGGGCTGTATCTACAACTTTGCAACATTATAAGTAATTACACACTAGGGTGTTACATAATACTCCATTAATAGTGAAGAGTACATGTTAATGCAGTAATGTGCATGCAAATAATTCATATACCTCAAACTATTTCAGTCTCATTTCTTTATAAGAGAAAACGTGGGTTGCCTGA from Oryzias melastigma strain HK-1 linkage group LG16, ASM292280v2, whole genome shotgun sequence includes the following:
- the pigv gene encoding GPI mannosyltransferase 2, whose translation is MTMDAKVVLEFATVTRGFSLLLQAVLNAAIPDHDADAFRPPRTEEPLYLDSLVDWLFGGLSHWDAEHFLFIAERGYLYEHNFAFFPLFPVVIRGLAETLLWPLSSWLSVRGRLLLAVALGNTALFLLSVLSQHALSRLVLQDRRLALLSSLLYCVTPANVFMTAGYSESLFAALTFGGLFLLEKGFTFRACLALSIATAARSNGLVNMGFLLYLPSLYAISQIRVYRATSKGHSKVLHYIWVITRLILTSLFGCTIIALPFCAFQYYGYRTFCTPSTSPEQVHPALLSLAERKGYRIPDENGPPPLWCMRPLPLLYSHIQDVYWDVGFLRYFELKQIPNFILALPMATLGIMAAYAYYQANPELCVRLGLWRSSSNEGLDKPMPGFFNPRVFVYVVHSTVLLVFGTLCMHVQVLTRFMASSTPVPFWISAHLLLLNEPLLHRRRTSKPNVQLQPHSRNGCSHTPQNPIIALLTNFRSCSPTTQSILGYFVSYWLVGLALHCNFLPWT